The following coding sequences are from one Oncorhynchus kisutch isolate 150728-3 linkage group LG23, Okis_V2, whole genome shotgun sequence window:
- the scamp1 gene encoding secretory carrier-associated membrane protein 1, with amino-acid sequence MSDFDHNPFADPEFNNPFQDPSVTQVTQNAPPGLEEYNPFTDAKPVPPGTAPKVPAPTTNTQPAIMKPTEEPPAYSQPQQTQEQVRASAELLRRQEELERKAAELDRREREMQSLNASGGRKNNWPPLPEKFPVGPCFYHDITVDIPVDFQKTVKIMYYIWMFHTGTLFANMFGCLAWFCVDASRGVDFGLSMLWFMIFTPCSFVCWYRPLYGAFRSDSSFRFFVFFFVYICQFGVHVMQSIGISGWGASGWISALTGLNKSIPVGIIMILIAALFTALATMSLIMFKKVHGMYRTTGASFEKAQAEFATGVMANKTVQTAATTAASNAASGAFKQQI; translated from the exons GATCCGTCAGTGACACAAGTAACACAAAATGCTCCTCCAGGGTTGGAAGAGTACAACCCCTTCACAGATGCCAAGCCG GTCCCTCCTGGCACTGCACCCAAAGTACCTGCCCCCACCACCAACACACAGCCAGCCATCATGAAGCCTACGGAAGAACCACCTGCATACTCGCAGCCTCAACAGACACAG gagcaAGTGCGGGCTTCAGCAGAGCTgctgaggagacaggaggagctggagaggaaGGCAGCAGAGCTAGACCgccgggagagagagatgcagtccCTCAACGCATCAGGAG GTAGGAAAAACAACTGGCCTCCTCTCCCAGAGAAGTTCCCTGTGGGTCCCTGTTTCTACCATGACATCACAGTGGACATCCCTGTAGATTTCCAGAAGACTGTCAAGATCATGTACTACATCTGGATGT TCCACACGGGGACACTGTTTGCCAACATGTTTGGCTGTTTGGCCTGGTTTTGTGTGGATGCGTCCAGAGGAGTGGACTTCGGCCTGTCCATGCTCTGGTTCATGATCTTCACTCCCTGCTCCTTCGTCTGCTGGTATAGACCCCTCTACGGAGCCTTCAG gaGTGACAGCTCTTTCCGTTTCTTCGTCTTCTTTTTCGTCTACATCTGTCAGTTTGGTGTTCATGTGATGCAGTCCATCGGCATCTCCGGCTGGGGTGCCAG TGGGTGGATCTCAGCTCTGACTGGTCTGAATAAGAGCATCCCTGTTGGCATCATCATGATCCTCATCGCTGCTCTATTCACTGCCCTTGCTACCATGTCCCTCATCATGTTCAAAaag GTACATGGTATGTATCGTACCACAGGGGCCAGCTTTGAGAAGGCCCAGGCAGAGTTCGCCACGGGCGTCATGGCCAACAAGACGGTCCAGACAGCCGCCACTACTGCAGCCTCCAACGCTGCCAGCGGAGCATTCAAGCAACAGATCTGA